The window TCTCTCTCTAGCTGCGAACAGTTTGCCCTTTTTGGCAGCCTTCGTAAAACCTTAACTACTAATTCTCAACTCAAGATTAAGAATGTTCGCTTCACACAGCAAGGGCAAGAAATTGTGATTTAACAATGGGTGTGGTGGCTATTCACACTTTAGAAACGGCTGAACAATCTTTTAAATACCATCGCCAAGGCAAATCCGCTCCTTTTGACAACCCAATTCGGGTGGTCTGAATCAAGTTAGGGATAAATTGCGGTGGACGGTGCTCTAACCACAGGGGTTGACCGGGTTGTAAAACTTGATCATTTAACGTCAAGTTAATTTGCAAGACCTTGCAGAGCTTACCAGGTCCCGCCGCGACGCGATGCTGTTTTGCTCCTTCGTGCGGTTCTACCCAACTGGGTATGGACTGTAACTGCAAAGCGCGAATCAAGACCGCACTGCCAATGTCTTCTTGGTCTGTAACAATATTCAGGCAATAGTAGACTCCGTAAATTAAATAAACATAAGTGCGACCCGCAGGCCCAAACATCGCCCCGTTGCGTTGTGTGCGACGCCGATAAGCATGACAGGCTGGGTCGTTAGGACCATAGGCTTCAGTTTCCACAATCATTCCCCGGAGGAGGGTGCCATCACTAAACTGGCGCACCAATATACAACCCACTAAATCGGGGGCCACTTCAGGAGATAGACGGGCGAGCCAATTCGGTTCTACAATTTGAGCTGATGGTAAGTGAAAATTCATCATTAAAAAGCCCTGAAGTCCCTCGATGGGATCAATAGAGAGGAGGTTATTAAATCCATGGATGTCAAATTGATTTTAGTGATACTGACCATTGTTTTTACGGTGTCATCCCTAATTTTCGGCACAAAAAACGGATTCTACGATTCCGACAATTATCACGGTAACGGTTCTGCCCACTAAGATTTTGAGCTAACAGGCTGGAGTCTTAGCTGCATCCCAACTCTCACCGCGCTGGGATAGATGCTTACTGAACACAAGAGACTCATGACCTTTGTTCCGGTTCGATTTCTCTGCCCTAGAAAACGTGAGCAATGCCAAATCTTTATCCTATAACTACAAAAAAATCTGGTAAAATGGATACTGAATAGCTAGTCGCTGGCCTGCGAGGCAGGTAGAAACCCAACCGAGGTTTAACTCCTCTCAGCAGCTCCTATAGAGATGCTAGGAGTAAGAGCAGACAAGGGCGAGAGTTCAGGAAGGGGAATAAGAGAACAAGTCTTCCCAGAACAACAACCGATTAGATATAGCCGATAGCGTTAGCAATAGCCTAGTGGTAGTAACAGCAGCAGACATTGGCGTGTCGCTAGCGTTTACCCCTGGTGCGTCGAGATATGGGGTGGTTGTCAAAATCCCTAGGAATATCACCTTGTTGGGTCATAATGCTTTGGGTTATGCGTCAACAAGAATGTAGCTGAGCGGAGCGCTAGCGTGTTTGGGTCAGGTAGAGCCTGTCTGTAGAACACCAACGTGTTATATGATGCGTCAGTCAACAGCTCTGGAGGAGGAGAGAATAAGTCATCTGTAGTCAGTTGTTCCAACTCACTGGACACCGAGAAAGGGAATGATTAACCCAATAGCAATTGCAAATAGCTGATTATTGAGTGCGACTCTCTGACCGTTCATGAGCCATCAACATCCAATGGCATCCTATGTTGAAGATGATCAATTAGTTTGTTTCCCCTATGCAGTAGGTCATGGTGCTGAGGGCGTTTGTTTATTGGTGCAGATGGGGCCACACCGCATTCTTCTCGACTGCGGATTAGAGAACATTTCACCCCTACAATCTAGCTCCAAGCCTCCCGCCGATTTAGTCTTGTGCAGCCACGCCCACTCCGATCATGCTCAGGGATTGCTGGCTCTTCACCAAGCCTTTCCCCAGTTACCCATCTACGCCAGCGAGGTAACCACTCAACTTTTGCCCCTCAATTGGTCGGAGTTGCCGCCCCAGAAAATTCCCCATTTCTGCCAAGCATTACCTTGGCGATCGCCGGTGGAATTTTGCGACGGATTGAGTGCAGAATTATTTCCGGCGGGACACCTGCCTGGAGCCGCTGCTTTCTTGCTCACTTATACTACACCCAAAAAAACCTACCGACTGTTTTATACCGGTGACTTTTTCCTATCCAACTCGCGGCTGGTAGAAGGATTATCGATTGAGTCCTTACGGGGAATGCAGCCTGATGTACTGATTGTGGAAGGGACTTACGGCTCAGCTCGGCATCCGCACCGACGACAACAGGAAAATCAGTTAGTAGAGCGTATCGATCAGGCGATCGCTCAAAAATACTCGGTCTTGCTACCTGTACCCACCTTGGGGTTAGGTCAAGAAATCTTAATGCTTCTACGCAGTCATCACCACTTTACAGGACGTAACCTCGATATTTGGGTTGAGGGAACCGTCGTGGATGGTTGTAATGCCTACTTGGAACTATTGCCTCATTTCCCCACATCCGTACAAAACTTTGCCCGCCATCAACCCCTGTTTTGGGATGAGCGAGTACGTCCTCGTGTCCGACTGTTGGATGAGCGGCAACTCGCTTCGATCGGTCAGTCTCCCTGTATTGTGATCACCGATGAAACGGCTGATGTCAGCGATTACTGGCACCCAGAAGCCAGCCCTCCCGTCATCCTGCGACCGGATCATCCTAGATATCCGACGAGAGACAACATTGAGCTAGCGGATGTTGAAACTTATCTACTGGCTCAACATGGCGATCGCTTGGGAACGACTCAGTTGATTCATAATCTCCGTCCCCAGCACGTCATTTTTATTCACGGTTCTCCGACTTACCTCGCCGATCTAACTGGCTTAGAGGAGTTACAAAATCGATACCACCTCCATTCTCCATCTGCCGGAACTTTAGTAGAATTACCGATTGGTGAAACATTTATCCAACCGGCAGCACCCGCCGAAGCCAACTACGAAGGTGAGCTAACCGAGTTAGGAACGGTGGTCACAGTCACGCTCCCAGAAGCGATCGCGGCTGACCCTCGCTGGCAAGATTTTGCCGATACGGGTTTGGTCGAAGCCCGCTGGCAGGGACCAGAACTGGTATTGAGGGGATTGTCCCAACGAGAACTCCTCACTCAAGCGAGCAATACCAGAGTGCCGATGAACATCGATTGCTGTGGGAATTGCCGTCACCAACGAGGGCAGCGCTGCTGGAATCCCGCTTCTCCTCTCTACGGTTTTAAGGTGACACCGGAGGGGTATTGTCCAGTGTTTGAAGCGGCAGAACCCCCCTCGTCAGCCTCTTAGTGCGGCTTTTGTCCGAGTTAAACTTTGTTTAGCTTAAGTCTTTTTTTTCTTCTGCCTTCTGCCTTCTGCCTTCTGCCTTCTGCCTTCTGCCTTCTGCCTTCTGCCTTCTGCCTTCTGCCTTCTGCCTTCTGCCTTCTGCCTTCTGCCTTATCGCCACTAAAAAAGGGGTAGTTAACCCGGATTTGGTATGAAGCCTGAGAGATCGACCCTGACTCAAACGCCTAACCCAATATTTAACCCAGTGTAGAAGGTTCCACACTGGGTTCAAGGCAGGATTACACGAGTTCTTAGGGTTTCTTGAACCTAGAATGGCTCTAACCCTTGCTATTGGGTAAGAAAGTCCACTGCGGATTCAGGCAATCCTGTATGTAGGTTTTTAGAGTCTTCAAAAACGCTTGATTTGAAATTTTGGGCAACCAACAAGCGACTCGTTTTTTAATCTAGTCTAGATTCGAGTCTTGGGAACGCG of the Allocoleopsis franciscana PCC 7113 genome contains:
- a CDS encoding DNA-3-methyladenine glycosylase, which codes for MMNFHLPSAQIVEPNWLARLSPEVAPDLVGCILVRQFSDGTLLRGMIVETEAYGPNDPACHAYRRRTQRNGAMFGPAGRTYVYLIYGVYYCLNIVTDQEDIGSAVLIRALQLQSIPSWVEPHEGAKQHRVAAGPGKLCKVLQINLTLNDQVLQPGQPLWLEHRPPQFIPNLIQTTRIGLSKGADLPWRWYLKDCSAVSKV
- a CDS encoding MBL fold metallo-hydrolase translates to MSHQHPMASYVEDDQLVCFPYAVGHGAEGVCLLVQMGPHRILLDCGLENISPLQSSSKPPADLVLCSHAHSDHAQGLLALHQAFPQLPIYASEVTTQLLPLNWSELPPQKIPHFCQALPWRSPVEFCDGLSAELFPAGHLPGAAAFLLTYTTPKKTYRLFYTGDFFLSNSRLVEGLSIESLRGMQPDVLIVEGTYGSARHPHRRQQENQLVERIDQAIAQKYSVLLPVPTLGLGQEILMLLRSHHHFTGRNLDIWVEGTVVDGCNAYLELLPHFPTSVQNFARHQPLFWDERVRPRVRLLDERQLASIGQSPCIVITDETADVSDYWHPEASPPVILRPDHPRYPTRDNIELADVETYLLAQHGDRLGTTQLIHNLRPQHVIFIHGSPTYLADLTGLEELQNRYHLHSPSAGTLVELPIGETFIQPAAPAEANYEGELTELGTVVTVTLPEAIAADPRWQDFADTGLVEARWQGPELVLRGLSQRELLTQASNTRVPMNIDCCGNCRHQRGQRCWNPASPLYGFKVTPEGYCPVFEAAEPPSSAS